A genomic segment from Limosilactobacillus sp. encodes:
- the dnaA gene encoding chromosomal replication initiator protein DnaA, producing the protein MTELDSLWEAIQNSFRQNTTQVTFDTLIAPAKAISLSQNQLTILMPTPVHRDFWRQNLDAKLKGYAQAELGYEIEPRYVLESEITPHETEQPSSNASFEMGTPLNPHYNFDTFVVGEGNKMAHAAAYAVAESPGSLYNPLFIYGGVGLGKTHLMEAIGNHMLQTNPNAKVKYITSEEFTNDFINSIQNKSMDKFREEYRNLDLLLIDDIQFLATKEGTQLEFFYTFNALHDRKKQIVMTSDRIPNEIPELQDRLVSRFRWGLPVEITPPDLETRIAILRSKVEEDQIDVGNDTLNYIAGQIDSNIRELEGALNQVQAFANLSGEPITPHLASQALKGLRQQQRTTITVAEIQKQVASYYNITQGDILGKKRVKQIVVPRQIAMYLSRELTDYSLPKIGNEFGGKDHTTVLHAIDKIEAALKKDTDLQKDIGKLKEHLHA; encoded by the coding sequence TTGACTGAGCTCGATTCTCTGTGGGAAGCGATCCAAAATTCATTCCGTCAAAACACCACCCAGGTGACCTTTGACACCTTGATTGCTCCGGCAAAAGCAATTTCTCTCTCCCAAAACCAGCTTACGATCCTGATGCCAACGCCAGTTCATCGGGATTTTTGGCGTCAAAACCTCGACGCTAAGCTCAAGGGATACGCCCAGGCCGAACTAGGCTACGAAATTGAGCCCCGCTACGTTTTAGAGAGCGAAATCACCCCGCACGAAACTGAACAACCATCTTCAAATGCTAGCTTTGAAATGGGTACGCCCCTTAACCCCCATTACAATTTCGACACCTTTGTGGTCGGTGAAGGCAACAAAATGGCCCATGCAGCGGCCTATGCGGTAGCCGAAAGCCCCGGCAGCCTTTACAACCCGCTCTTTATCTACGGTGGCGTTGGCTTGGGCAAGACCCACTTAATGGAAGCAATTGGTAATCACATGCTGCAAACCAATCCCAACGCCAAGGTAAAATACATCACCAGCGAGGAATTCACCAACGACTTCATCAACTCAATCCAAAACAAGTCAATGGATAAGTTCCGGGAAGAGTACCGCAACCTCGATCTACTATTAATTGATGACATCCAGTTCCTGGCCACCAAGGAAGGGACCCAGCTGGAGTTCTTCTATACATTTAATGCCCTGCACGATCGCAAGAAACAGATCGTGATGACCTCCGATCGGATTCCTAATGAAATTCCGGAACTCCAGGATCGCCTGGTTTCCCGCTTCCGTTGGGGCCTGCCAGTCGAAATCACCCCACCAGACCTGGAGACGCGGATTGCCATCCTGCGCAGCAAGGTCGAAGAGGATCAGATCGACGTTGGCAACGATACCCTAAACTACATTGCCGGCCAGATCGACTCCAACATTCGTGAATTGGAGGGCGCCCTAAACCAGGTCCAGGCCTTTGCCAACCTCAGTGGGGAGCCAATCACGCCCCATCTAGCCTCCCAGGCACTCAAGGGCTTGCGCCAACAGCAGCGGACGACCATCACGGTGGCCGAAATCCAAAAGCAGGTCGCCAGCTATTACAACATCACCCAGGGGGACATCCTCGGCAAAAAGCGGGTCAAGCAAATCGTCGTTCCGCGCCAGATCGCGATGTACCTGTCCCGCGAACTGACGGATTATTCATTACCCAAGATCGGAAACGAGTTCGGCGGTAAGGATCACACGACGGTCCTCCACGCCATCGACAAGATTGAGGCGGCCCTGAAAAAGGACACCGATCTGCAAAAGGACATTGGTAAGCTGAAGGAGCACCTTCACGCTTAG
- the dnaN gene encoding DNA polymerase III subunit beta, whose amino-acid sequence MKFTINRTAFISQLNNVLRAISSKTTIPILTGLKMVIDKEQIVLTGSNSDITIESVINAADPDYGLTVEQPGAIVLPARFFSEIVKKLPDKQVTIEVTDGFQADITSGTAKFQINGQDAENFPHLPEVETDRTITLPNDVLKEVIRQTVIAVSKQESRPILAGIHITLHDGLLTAVATDSHRLAQRKVQLEDVSGIDFDVIIPGKSMNELSGMISDVDEDVKVQVTENQILFIFGNTHFYSRLLEGNYPETSQLIPEMADTTMEVDAGSFLASIERASLLSHESRNDVVKLTLKPSENLVRISSDSPDIGTVEEEVATNALDGADLEISFNPNYMKDALRSFGQSAIKISFTSPLRPFTLVPTEDQENFVHLITPVRTF is encoded by the coding sequence ATGAAATTCACCATCAACCGAACGGCATTTATTAGCCAACTAAACAATGTTTTGCGGGCAATTTCATCTAAAACCACGATTCCAATTTTAACGGGACTCAAAATGGTGATTGATAAGGAACAGATTGTGTTGACCGGCAGCAACTCCGACATCACAATCGAAAGCGTCATTAACGCCGCCGATCCTGACTACGGATTGACTGTCGAACAACCAGGTGCCATTGTGTTGCCTGCTCGTTTCTTCAGTGAAATTGTTAAAAAGCTGCCCGACAAACAAGTAACTATTGAAGTTACAGATGGTTTCCAGGCCGACATTACCTCCGGAACCGCCAAGTTCCAAATCAATGGTCAGGACGCCGAAAACTTCCCGCACCTGCCAGAAGTTGAGACCGACCGGACAATCACCCTGCCAAATGATGTCTTGAAAGAAGTCATTCGCCAAACCGTCATCGCTGTTTCCAAGCAGGAGAGTCGGCCAATCCTTGCCGGAATTCACATCACCCTGCACGATGGTCTCCTGACGGCGGTCGCCACCGACAGTCACCGGCTGGCACAACGGAAGGTGCAGCTGGAAGACGTCAGCGGGATTGACTTCGACGTCATCATTCCGGGAAAGAGCATGAATGAACTCTCTGGGATGATCAGTGACGTGGATGAGGACGTTAAGGTTCAGGTAACCGAAAACCAGATCCTCTTCATCTTCGGCAACACCCACTTCTATTCCCGTCTGCTGGAGGGCAATTATCCGGAAACCAGCCAGCTGATTCCGGAGATGGCCGACACGACGATGGAAGTCGACGCCGGCAGCTTCCTGGCATCAATCGAGCGGGCCTCCCTGCTGTCGCACGAAAGTCGTAACGACGTGGTTAAACTGACGCTGAAGCCAAGCGAAAACCTTGTCCGGATCAGCAGCGACTCCCCGGACATCGGGACGGTGGAAGAAGAGGTTGCAACGAACGCGCTCGACGGAGCCGATCTGGAGATTTCCTTCAACCCGAACTACATGAAGGATGCGCTGCGGTCGTTTGGCCAGTCGGCAATCAAGATTTCCTTCACTTCGCCACTGCGGCCATTTACCCTGGTACCAACCGAAGATCAGGAAAACTTTGTCCACCTGATCACTCCGGTGCGGACCTTCTAA
- the yaaA gene encoding S4 domain-containing protein YaaA: MKNKEFVISTPYITLGQLLKEEGIIPTGGAAKWYLKENQVLVNGEADTRRGRKLYPDDQVQVPDYPLLKILSK; the protein is encoded by the coding sequence GTGAAAAACAAGGAATTCGTGATTTCGACGCCGTACATCACCCTCGGCCAATTACTGAAGGAAGAGGGCATCATCCCAACCGGTGGTGCGGCGAAGTGGTACCTAAAGGAGAATCAGGTTCTGGTCAATGGTGAAGCCGACACGCGGCGGGGCCGCAAGCTCTACCCCGACGACCAGGTTCAGGTTCCTGACTACCCCCTTTTGAAGATTTTGAGTAAGTAG
- the recF gene encoding DNA replication/repair protein RecF (All proteins in this family for which functions are known are DNA-binding proteins that assist the filamentation of RecA onto DNA for the initiation of recombination or recombinational repair.), translated as MILTELRLRHFRNYQDLTVHFAPGVNVLIGHNAQGKTNMLEAIYALSLTRSHRTSNDRELINWQSQSATISGIVQKASGRVPLELQFTKNGKKAKVNHLEQARLGQYIGQLNTILFAPEDLSLVKGAPAVRRRFMDMEFSQMSSKYLYNASQFRTLLRQRNKYLKQLKYGQQHDRVLLAVLSDQLAAYGAEVIVARYHFLQHLEKWAAELHYQISLNQEKLHLAYATQLKVDEETTVEAAYQELLKIYQEHQDKEIEQGTTMYGPQRDDIHFIVNGKNVQAFGSQGQQRTTALAVKLAEIDLMKEQTGEYPLLLLDDVLSELDTVRQTHLLTAIQDKVQTFLTTTSLSDVARQLIKQPTIFEIKNGTLNKEEA; from the coding sequence ATGATTTTGACGGAGCTACGGTTGCGCCACTTCAGAAATTACCAGGATCTGACGGTGCACTTTGCCCCCGGGGTCAACGTCCTGATCGGCCACAATGCCCAGGGCAAGACCAATATGCTGGAGGCAATCTACGCCCTGTCGTTGACGCGGAGCCACCGGACCAGCAATGATCGGGAGCTGATTAACTGGCAGTCCCAGTCCGCCACCATCAGCGGAATCGTGCAGAAGGCCAGTGGCCGGGTGCCGCTGGAGCTGCAGTTTACCAAGAATGGTAAAAAGGCCAAGGTCAACCATCTGGAGCAGGCCCGACTCGGCCAGTACATCGGGCAGCTGAACACGATCCTGTTTGCCCCGGAGGACCTGTCCTTGGTCAAGGGGGCTCCGGCGGTTCGGCGGCGCTTCATGGATATGGAGTTCAGCCAGATGAGCAGCAAGTACCTCTATAATGCCAGCCAGTTCCGGACCCTCTTGCGACAACGAAACAAGTACTTAAAACAGCTAAAGTATGGCCAGCAGCATGACCGGGTGCTGTTGGCCGTTTTGTCTGACCAATTAGCAGCCTACGGGGCGGAGGTCATCGTGGCCCGCTACCACTTTCTCCAGCACCTGGAGAAGTGGGCGGCCGAGTTGCACTACCAGATTTCGCTCAACCAGGAGAAGCTGCACCTGGCCTACGCTACCCAGCTGAAGGTCGATGAAGAAACGACGGTCGAGGCGGCCTACCAGGAGCTGCTCAAGATCTACCAGGAACACCAGGACAAGGAGATCGAGCAGGGGACGACCATGTATGGCCCCCAGCGCGACGACATCCACTTCATCGTTAATGGTAAGAACGTCCAGGCATTTGGCTCCCAGGGCCAGCAGCGAACAACCGCCCTGGCCGTCAAATTGGCGGAGATCGACCTGATGAAGGAGCAGACCGGCGAATACCCGCTGCTGCTCTTGGATGACGTCCTGTCCGAGCTGGATACGGTTCGGCAGACCCACCTGCTGACGGCGATTCAGGATAAGGTCCAGACTTTTTTGACGACGACCAGCCTGAGTGATGTGGCAAGGCAACTGATTAAACAACCAACAATTTTTGAAATTAAGAATGGCACTTTGAACAAGGAGGAAGCATAG
- the gyrB gene encoding DNA topoisomerase (ATP-hydrolyzing) subunit B — protein sequence MSDEQKETKAELASEYDASQIQVLKGLDAVRKRPGMYIGSTSAQGLHHLVWEIVDNGIDEALAGFCTEINVEVEPDNSITVRDNGRGIPVDIQKDTGKPALETVYTVLHAGGKFGGGGYKVSGGLHGVGASVVNALSESLDVKVARQGKRYYMDFDHGHVKTPMKVIATGLPEEVHGTTVHFKPDPEIFRETTTYNIKTLTDRLRELAFLNKGLKITIEDKRDEKPERQEFLYEGGIRHYVEYLNEGREVLFDPPIYVEGQENGITVEVSLQYVNGYRSDLLTFTNNIHTYEGGTHETGFKMALTRVINDYGHKSGILKNNETLSGDDVREGMVAVVSIKHPDPQFEGQTKTKLGNSDARTATDHVFAATFNRFLMEHPDEARQIVEKGQLASKARVAAKRAREVTRKKSGLEISNLPGKLADNTSKDPNISELFIVEGDSAGGSAKQGRSRLTQAILPIRGKILNVEKASLDRILANDEIRSLFTALGTGFGDDFDITKANYHKLIIMTDADVDGAHIRTLLLTLFYRFMKPMITHGYVYIAQPPLYQVRQGKFVKYIESDEELERVVNSLQPSPKPVIQRYKGLGEMDAEQLWETTMDPENRHLLRVQLDDAAQADQIFPMLMGTKVGPRREFIEKNAKFVENLDL from the coding sequence GTGAGCGACGAGCAAAAAGAAACCAAAGCTGAGCTGGCCAGTGAATACGATGCCAGTCAGATTCAAGTCTTAAAGGGGCTCGACGCGGTCCGGAAGCGTCCAGGGATGTACATCGGATCGACGTCTGCCCAGGGGTTACACCACCTTGTTTGGGAAATCGTTGATAACGGGATCGACGAGGCCCTGGCCGGTTTCTGTACGGAAATCAACGTCGAGGTTGAGCCCGACAACAGCATTACCGTCCGCGACAACGGGCGGGGGATCCCAGTCGACATCCAAAAGGACACCGGTAAGCCGGCCCTGGAGACGGTCTACACCGTTCTGCACGCCGGTGGGAAGTTCGGCGGTGGCGGCTACAAGGTTTCCGGTGGTCTGCACGGGGTCGGGGCCTCAGTTGTGAACGCCCTGTCCGAAAGCTTGGATGTCAAGGTTGCCCGGCAAGGCAAGCGCTACTACATGGACTTTGATCACGGCCACGTTAAGACGCCAATGAAGGTCATTGCCACCGGCCTGCCGGAAGAAGTGCACGGAACCACCGTCCACTTCAAGCCGGATCCGGAAATCTTCCGTGAAACCACGACCTACAACATCAAGACCCTGACCGACCGGCTGCGTGAACTGGCCTTCTTAAACAAGGGGCTCAAGATCACGATCGAAGACAAGCGGGACGAAAAGCCGGAACGCCAGGAATTCCTATATGAGGGTGGGATTCGCCACTACGTTGAATACCTGAACGAGGGCCGGGAAGTCCTCTTTGACCCGCCGATCTATGTTGAGGGCCAGGAGAACGGCATCACGGTCGAAGTGTCGCTTCAGTACGTCAATGGCTACCGCAGCGACCTGCTGACCTTTACCAACAACATCCACACTTATGAAGGGGGAACCCACGAGACCGGGTTCAAGATGGCCCTGACCCGGGTGATCAACGACTACGGTCACAAGAGCGGGATCCTGAAGAACAACGAGACCCTGTCCGGGGATGACGTCCGGGAAGGGATGGTCGCGGTGGTTTCCATCAAGCACCCCGACCCGCAGTTCGAAGGTCAGACCAAGACCAAGCTGGGGAACTCCGACGCCCGGACCGCGACCGACCACGTCTTCGCAGCCACCTTCAACCGCTTCTTAATGGAGCATCCGGACGAGGCCCGGCAGATTGTCGAAAAGGGCCAGTTAGCCTCCAAGGCCCGGGTCGCTGCTAAGCGGGCCCGGGAAGTCACCCGGAAGAAGAGTGGACTGGAGATTTCTAACCTGCCCGGTAAGCTGGCCGACAACACCAGCAAGGACCCGAACATTTCCGAACTGTTCATCGTCGAGGGTGACTCGGCCGGTGGTTCTGCCAAGCAGGGTCGTTCCCGGCTGACCCAGGCAATTCTGCCGATTCGGGGGAAGATCTTGAACGTTGAAAAGGCTTCGCTCGACCGGATCCTGGCCAACGACGAAATTCGGTCCCTCTTCACGGCACTGGGAACCGGCTTCGGTGATGATTTCGACATCACCAAGGCCAACTATCACAAGCTGATCATCATGACCGATGCCGATGTCGACGGGGCCCACATTCGGACCCTGCTGCTAACGCTCTTCTACCGGTTCATGAAGCCAATGATCACCCACGGCTACGTCTACATTGCCCAGCCGCCGCTCTACCAGGTTCGCCAGGGCAAATTCGTCAAGTACATCGAATCCGACGAAGAGCTGGAGCGGGTCGTCAACTCCCTGCAGCCGAGCCCGAAGCCGGTTATCCAGCGGTACAAGGGGCTGGGTGAAATGGATGCCGAGCAGCTCTGGGAGACCACGATGGATCCAGAAAATCGGCACCTGCTGCGCGTCCAGCTCGACGATGCCGCCCAAGCCGACCAGATTTTCCCAATGCTGATGGGAACCAAGGTTGGCCCGCGGCGTGAATTTATTGAAAAGAATGCCAAGTTCGTTGAGAACCTGGACCTGTAA
- the gyrA gene encoding DNA gyrase subunit A: MAEENMSNRITDVKLTSQMKNSFLDYAMSVIVSRALPDVRDGLKPVQRRILYGMNELGVTPDKPYKKSARIVGDVMGKFHPHGDSSIYEGLVRMAQDFSYRYMLVDGHGNFGSVDGDSPAAMRYTEAKMSKIAVEMLRDINKDTVDFHPNYDGTEKEPDVLPARFPNLLVNGASGIAVGMATNIPTHNLGEVISAIHMLMDNPDATTEDLMKVLPGPDFPTGGVVMGKSGIRKAYETGRGTIIVRAKVDIEEKKNGKQQIIVHEIPYMVNKAKLIERIADLARNKEIDGITDINDETDRDGMRIVIDVRRDASAEVILNNLYKMTLMQTTFNFNMLAIVNGAPKILSLKQILQYYLEHQENVVRRRTQFDLKKAQNRAHIVAGLRIALDHIDEIIKIIRNSQTSEIAKGELMQNYGLSDRQSQAILDMRLVRLTGLEREKIEAEYQKLMAAIADYKDILAHDERIHQIIYDELMEIQRKFGDKRRTELQVGDITNIEDEDLIEEEDIIVTLTHNGYIKRLPVDEFKSQHRGGRGVKGMGVHKDDFIEQLIASSTHDLLLFFTNSGKVFSMKGYEVPEYGRSAQGIPIINLLGIDNKEKISAVINVSHAANDDDKFLFFTTKYGTVKRTPVLEFKNIRSNGLKALNLHDGDELINVNVIAAGQPMIIGTHNGYALSFKSDLVRSMGRSAAGVRGIRLRDDDFVIGAAPLNPDDSVLVISENGFGKQTPANEYPIKGRGGLGVKTVNVTAKNGPLVGLTTVQGDEDIMLVTDHGVIIRFGIETVSTTGRSAVGVHLIKMDKGTKVATMAKVDKDDDSEDEAAETQSTATSEESTPSEN, translated from the coding sequence TTGGCTGAAGAAAATATGTCAAACCGAATCACGGACGTCAAGCTGACGAGCCAGATGAAGAACTCATTTCTAGATTATGCCATGAGTGTCATCGTCTCGCGGGCCCTGCCGGACGTGCGCGATGGCTTAAAGCCGGTTCAGCGGCGGATCCTGTATGGAATGAACGAACTGGGGGTTACCCCGGATAAGCCGTACAAGAAGTCGGCCCGGATCGTTGGGGACGTCATGGGGAAGTTCCACCCTCACGGTGATTCCTCGATTTATGAAGGGCTGGTCCGGATGGCGCAGGACTTCTCATATCGGTACATGCTGGTTGACGGTCACGGTAACTTCGGGTCGGTCGACGGGGATAGTCCCGCCGCCATGCGGTACACCGAGGCAAAGATGAGCAAGATCGCGGTGGAAATGCTGCGCGACATCAACAAGGACACCGTTGATTTCCACCCGAACTACGATGGCACTGAAAAGGAGCCGGACGTCCTGCCGGCACGCTTCCCGAACCTGCTGGTCAACGGGGCTTCCGGGATTGCCGTCGGGATGGCCACCAATATTCCAACCCACAACCTGGGTGAGGTCATCAGTGCCATTCACATGCTGATGGACAACCCCGACGCCACGACCGAGGACCTGATGAAGGTGCTGCCCGGTCCCGACTTCCCAACTGGTGGGGTCGTAATGGGCAAGTCCGGCATTCGCAAGGCCTACGAGACCGGCCGCGGAACGATCATCGTCCGGGCCAAGGTCGACATTGAAGAAAAGAAGAACGGCAAGCAGCAGATCATCGTCCACGAGATCCCGTACATGGTCAATAAGGCCAAGCTGATCGAGCGGATCGCGGACCTGGCCCGGAACAAGGAAATCGACGGGATCACCGATATCAACGATGAAACCGACCGGGACGGGATGCGGATCGTGATCGACGTGCGCCGGGACGCCAGCGCGGAGGTCATCTTAAACAACCTCTACAAGATGACTTTGATGCAGACGACCTTCAACTTCAACATGTTGGCGATCGTCAACGGGGCCCCGAAGATCCTGAGCCTTAAGCAGATCCTCCAGTACTACCTGGAGCACCAGGAAAACGTCGTCCGGCGGCGGACCCAGTTTGACCTGAAGAAGGCGCAAAACCGGGCCCACATCGTTGCCGGGCTGCGGATCGCCCTCGACCACATCGACGAGATCATCAAGATCATTCGCAACTCCCAGACCAGTGAGATTGCCAAGGGTGAATTGATGCAAAACTACGGCCTGTCCGACCGCCAATCCCAGGCGATCCTGGACATGCGGCTGGTGCGGTTGACCGGTCTGGAACGGGAAAAGATTGAGGCCGAATACCAGAAGCTGATGGCCGCCATCGCCGACTATAAGGACATTCTGGCCCACGACGAGCGGATCCACCAGATCATCTATGACGAACTGATGGAGATCCAGCGCAAGTTTGGCGACAAGCGGCGGACCGAGCTGCAAGTCGGCGACATCACCAACATCGAAGACGAGGACCTGATCGAGGAAGAAGACATCATCGTCACCCTGACCCACAACGGCTACATCAAGCGTCTGCCGGTGGACGAATTCAAGTCCCAGCACCGTGGTGGCCGCGGCGTCAAGGGGATGGGCGTGCACAAGGACGACTTCATTGAACAATTGATTGCCAGTTCGACCCACGACCTCCTGCTCTTCTTCACTAACTCCGGCAAGGTCTTCTCAATGAAGGGCTACGAGGTTCCCGAATACGGTCGTTCCGCCCAGGGGATTCCGATCATCAATCTGCTGGGGATCGACAACAAGGAGAAGATCAGCGCGGTCATCAACGTTTCCCACGCGGCCAACGATGACGACAAGTTCCTCTTCTTCACCACCAAGTACGGGACCGTCAAGCGGACGCCGGTGCTCGAATTCAAGAATATTCGGAGCAATGGTCTGAAGGCGCTCAACCTCCATGATGGCGACGAGCTGATCAACGTCAACGTCATCGCTGCCGGTCAGCCGATGATCATCGGGACCCACAACGGCTATGCCCTGAGCTTTAAGTCCGACCTGGTGCGGTCCATGGGTCGTTCCGCCGCGGGTGTGCGGGGAATCCGCCTGCGCGACGATGACTTTGTGATTGGCGCTGCCCCACTGAACCCGGACGACAGTGTCCTGGTCATCAGTGAAAACGGCTTTGGGAAGCAGACGCCGGCCAACGAGTATCCAATCAAGGGCCGGGGCGGCCTCGGTGTCAAGACCGTCAACGTTACCGCCAAGAACGGGCCGCTGGTTGGCCTGACCACCGTCCAGGGCGACGAGGATATCATGCTGGTTACCGACCACGGGGTCATCATCCGCTTCGGTATCGAGACGGTATCGACGACCGGTCGTTCCGCCGTGGGTGTCCACCTGATCAAGATGGATAAGGGCACCAAGGTTGCGACGATGGCCAAGGTTGACAAGGACGACGACAGCGAAGACGAAGCTGCGGAGACGCAGAGCACTGCGACTTCGGAAGAGTCAACGCCGAGTGAAAACTAA
- the rpsF gene encoding 30S ribosomal protein S6 encodes METRKYEITYIIRPDIEESAKSELVDRFDKVLTDNGANVAESKDWSTRRFAYPISKYTEGTYHVVTLTTDSDAALNEFDRLAKFNDDILRHMIVKLDA; translated from the coding sequence ATGGAAACACGTAAATATGAAATTACTTACATCATTCGTCCTGACATCGAAGAATCTGCTAAGAGCGAATTAGTAGACCGTTTTGACAAGGTTTTGACGGACAATGGTGCAAACGTTGCTGAATCAAAGGATTGGTCAACTCGTCGGTTTGCTTACCCAATCAGCAAGTACACTGAAGGTACTTACCACGTAGTTACTTTGACGACTGATTCTGACGCAGCCTTAAACGAATTTGATCGTTTGGCTAAGTTCAACGACGATATCCTACGTCACATGATCGTTAAGCTTGATGCTTAA
- the ssb gene encoding single-stranded DNA-binding protein: MINRAVLTGRLTRDPELRYTTSGTAVVSFTLAVDRQFRNQNGDRDADFINCVIWRKSAENFSNFTHKGSLVGIDGRIQTRNYENQQGQRVYVTEVVVDNFALLEPRSQNGGMNAGGGQQPFNNGGQQPFNNQAPFGGQGQQPFGNNQPQPQANNAPQPNSSTNANNGFGGAGQENSANPFSSSSNDNGDTAISDDDLPF; this comes from the coding sequence ATGATTAATCGTGCAGTTTTGACTGGACGCTTAACGCGAGATCCTGAGTTGCGCTACACTACCAGCGGGACCGCGGTAGTTTCGTTTACGCTCGCCGTTGATCGGCAGTTCCGGAACCAAAATGGTGATCGGGACGCCGACTTCATCAACTGTGTCATTTGGCGTAAATCAGCCGAGAACTTCAGCAACTTCACCCACAAGGGCTCATTGGTGGGGATCGATGGCCGCATCCAAACGCGGAACTACGAAAACCAGCAGGGCCAACGGGTTTACGTTACCGAAGTCGTGGTTGATAACTTTGCCCTGCTTGAACCTCGTTCGCAAAATGGCGGCATGAATGCTGGTGGCGGCCAACAACCGTTCAATAACGGTGGTCAGCAGCCATTCAACAATCAAGCTCCATTTGGCGGCCAGGGTCAGCAGCCATTTGGCAACAACCAACCACAGCCGCAAGCCAACAACGCTCCTCAACCTAATTCGTCAACCAACGCCAACAACGGTTTTGGCGGCGCTGGTCAAGAGAATTCGGCCAACCCATTCTCCAGCTCAAGCAATGACAATGGGGATACCGCAATCTCTGATGACGATTTACCATTCTAA
- the rpsR gene encoding 30S ribosomal protein S18, which translates to MAQQRRGGRRRRKVDFIAANHIEYIDYKDTDLLRRFISERGKILPRRVTGTSAKNQRKLTVAIKRARIMGLLPFVAED; encoded by the coding sequence ATGGCACAACAACGTCGGGGCGGTCGTCGTCGTCGCAAGGTCGACTTCATCGCCGCTAACCACATCGAATACATCGATTACAAAGACACTGATTTATTACGTCGGTTCATCTCCGAACGGGGTAAGATTTTACCACGTCGGGTCACTGGTACTAGTGCCAAGAACCAACGGAAGTTAACGGTCGCTATCAAGCGTGCCCGGATCATGGGTCTCCTGCCATTCGTTGCTGAAGACTAA
- the deoC gene encoding deoxyribose-phosphate aldolase, producing MELNKYIDHTLLSPEATEEQVDTVIKQAIDNHFHTVMINPYWVAKTHQALEGTDVVTATVIGFPLGATTTAAKVFETEQAIKDGVDEVDMVMNIGEMKGGHFDKVEDDIKAIVKVGHDNGKIVKVIIETALLTDDEITKASKIVADAGADFVKTSTGFSTRGAAVHDVELMSAAVAGTNTQVKASGGIHTPEEAEAMVKAGATRLGVSHSMQVIGKE from the coding sequence ATGGAATTAAATAAGTATATCGACCACACACTGCTCAGCCCAGAGGCAACGGAGGAACAGGTTGACACGGTCATCAAGCAGGCCATCGACAACCATTTCCACACCGTTATGATCAACCCGTACTGGGTCGCTAAGACGCACCAGGCTTTGGAAGGCACTGATGTGGTAACGGCAACGGTGATTGGCTTCCCACTCGGGGCCACGACGACGGCGGCCAAGGTTTTTGAAACCGAACAGGCGATCAAGGACGGCGTGGACGAGGTCGACATGGTCATGAACATCGGCGAGATGAAGGGCGGCCACTTTGATAAGGTTGAAGACGACATCAAGGCCATCGTCAAGGTGGGTCACGACAACGGCAAGATCGTCAAGGTCATCATCGAGACGGCCCTGCTGACGGACGACGAAATCACCAAGGCTTCCAAGATTGTGGCGGACGCCGGGGCTGACTTCGTGAAGACCTCGACCGGCTTCTCCACCCGGGGAGCAGCGGTGCACGACGTTGAATTGATGTCTGCAGCGGTTGCTGGCACCAACACCCAGGTGAAGGCTTCTGGTGGCATTCACACCCCAGAAGAAGCCGAGGCGATGGTCAAGGCCGGGGCAACCCGTCTGGGAGTTAGTCACAGTATGCAGGTAATTGGTAAAGAATAA